TCAGAATCCCTTCCAACTGGCGGAAAATCATATTCACACCTTTTGTAAAAGCTTCAAATTCAGGAGTAGCCGGAGCCGTTGCCAATGCACGTTCGAAATTATCCATAACCGGGAGCAATTCCGTTACGAGCTTAGAAGTAGCATATTGCGCTAATTCTTCTTTCTCCTTCAAAGTACGACGGCGGAAGTTATCGAAATCAGCCTGTACACGTAATGCACGTCCCTGGAATTCGTCAGCAAGACCTTGCAGGCGCTTGAGTTCATCTCCGTCACTAACCTCACTGACTTCCTCTGCCGTGAAGGCATCGGTCTCAGAGACCGTCTCAGCTGTATCGGCTGCAGGGTTCTCATTTGTATCATTATCTTGAATTTCGTTGGAATCTTGAACTTGTTCCTCTTTCAAGTTGTCTTCACCTCCTTAAAGTAATCACGACTTAAGTTCACTTATACCAGTGTGCCAGCATCGCTGTCAAATCTCTAGACAGAATGCCCAAAATACCCATAACCCTTGCATATTCCATTCGAGTCGGCCCTAAGATCCCTATGCTCCCCAGGGCCTGCCCGTCAAGTGAATAAGTCGCTGTTATCAGACTGCAGTTGGCGATCGCTTCATGGCTGTTCTCCGTCCCTATACGGACTTGAATTCCTGTTCCGCCGGCTGCCGGGGACAGCATTTTAAGCAAAGTGGGTGTTTCCTCAAGAAGATCTAGAATATGTTTAACCTTATCAACATCCTTGAACTCAGGCTGATTCAGCATATTCGTTGCCCCGCTAAGGTAAATCCGCTGCTCCTGATCACTCTCA
Above is a window of Paenibacillus wynnii DNA encoding:
- the grpE gene encoding nucleotide exchange factor GrpE; amino-acid sequence: MKEEQVQDSNEIQDNDTNENPAADTAETVSETDAFTAEEVSEVSDGDELKRLQGLADEFQGRALRVQADFDNFRRRTLKEKEELAQYATSKLVTELLPVMDNFERALATAPATPEFEAFTKGVNMIFRQLEGILKNEGLTAMETVAQPFNPEYHQAIMQVESEEHEEGIVTEEVQKGYLLKDKVLRPAMVKVSM